From Pseudoleptotrichia goodfellowii, a single genomic window includes:
- a CDS encoding branched-chain amino acid ABC transporter permease, producing the protein MQDTKQITEDRWKDLNNFNKINIRNYSLSFLFIIVLYFILRLSFDPSDPFNYTGGIYINILIAILFSFSLNIAVGIMGQLSLGHAGFIAVGAYTGAVLSKALLPYNLPPILQLTIAGVAGGIIAGLFGFFVGGSTLRLRGDYLAIITLAFGEIIKYVIQNMDFLGGATGLKNIPNIVTFDNVYLISIISMLIMGMIMISRKGREIQSIRENEIAAENIGIHINKVKLYGFALSAFFAGVGGSLYAHNVGVLTPDKFGFMFSIEILVMVVFGGLGSITGSILSAVLLTLLNEQLRQASEYRYLVYAVILIILMIYRPDGVFGKKEITIPRFINKFKKIKNNWNNKKNN; encoded by the coding sequence ATGCAGGACACTAAACAAATCACTGAAGACAGATGGAAAGATTTGAATAATTTTAATAAAATAAATATAAGAAATTATTCTTTGTCGTTTTTATTTATAATCGTTTTATATTTTATACTCAGACTGAGTTTTGATCCTTCGGATCCTTTTAACTATACAGGCGGAATATACATAAATATTCTTATTGCGATACTTTTTTCCTTCAGTTTAAATATTGCTGTGGGAATTATGGGACAATTAAGTTTAGGACATGCCGGATTCATAGCTGTAGGAGCATATACCGGAGCTGTTCTTTCAAAAGCTTTACTTCCCTACAACTTACCTCCAATTCTTCAACTTACAATTGCAGGAGTTGCCGGAGGAATTATAGCAGGATTATTCGGATTTTTTGTCGGAGGAAGTACACTCAGACTAAGAGGAGATTATCTTGCCATTATTACACTGGCTTTCGGAGAGATAATAAAATATGTTATTCAGAACATGGACTTTTTAGGAGGAGCTACAGGACTTAAAAATATTCCTAACATAGTGACTTTTGATAACGTCTACCTTATATCAATAATTTCAATGCTGATTATGGGTATGATAATGATTTCCAGAAAAGGTCGGGAAATTCAGTCAATAAGAGAAAATGAAATAGCAGCCGAAAATATAGGAATACATATTAATAAAGTGAAACTTTACGGATTTGCTCTTTCGGCATTTTTTGCAGGTGTGGGAGGCTCATTATATGCCCACAATGTAGGAGTATTGACCCCTGATAAATTCGGATTTATGTTTTCTATAGAAATACTTGTAATGGTTGTATTCGGAGGTTTGGGAAGTATTACGGGATCTATTTTATCCGCTGTTCTTCTTACACTTTTAAACGAACAGCTAAGACAGGCTTCGGAATACAGATATCTGGTTTATGCAGTAATACTTATAATACTGATGATTTACAGACCTGACGGTGTTTTCGGCAAAAAAGAAATTACAATACCGAGATTTATAAATAAATTCAAAAAAATAAAAAATAACTGGAATAATAAAAAAAATAATTAA